The bacterium genome has a window encoding:
- a CDS encoding GxxExxY protein, producing the protein MQNLLNTTLGPGFLESIYHNALRVEFARQNIIFESEKEVKIFYQGVEVGIHRLDLFDLCG; encoded by the coding sequence GTGCAAAACTTACTCAACACCACATTAGGACCTGGTTTTCTGGAGAGCATCTATCACAATGCCTTGAGGGTTGAGTTTGCAAGACAGAACATTATCTTTGAATCAGAAAAAGAAGTCAAGATATTCTATCAAGGTGTTGAGGTTGGGATTCATAGACTTGATCTTTTCGACCTGTGCGGTTAA